The Metabacillus sediminilitoris genome window below encodes:
- a CDS encoding LacI family DNA-binding transcriptional regulator: MEKKVTSAIEVAKLANVSQSTVSRVFTPGASVSEKTRQKVLKVAEELNYQPNALARGLITKKTNMVGLAMKDIQNPFYHEVLGVFTKKLRAKGYSVLFVYTENEEIQQEEINHFLEYNVEGIIVTDALLSSKVVAKLQNNNIPVTLFNRDDKNLMCNSVSCDNMNAAREIAKYIYEKGYKDIVYITGKINTSTNQDRQKGFTDFLTSKGIEVTIVEGDYTYEKSFHLTKNLIETGHRPEAIFGANDITALGALDALKEKKICVPDETIVIGFDDIKMSSWPNYGLSTWVQPIEQMVDETIKLLDSPNDNHQVIHLKGQFIHRRTTI, encoded by the coding sequence ATGGAAAAGAAAGTGACGTCGGCAATCGAAGTGGCTAAACTAGCGAACGTGTCCCAGTCAACAGTATCACGTGTTTTCACACCTGGAGCTAGTGTTTCAGAAAAAACGAGACAGAAAGTATTAAAAGTAGCTGAAGAACTAAATTATCAACCAAATGCACTGGCAAGAGGACTGATTACGAAAAAAACTAATATGGTTGGCCTGGCTATGAAGGATATACAGAATCCTTTCTATCATGAAGTTTTAGGGGTATTCACAAAAAAACTGCGCGCAAAAGGATATTCTGTCTTATTTGTATATACAGAAAATGAAGAGATTCAACAGGAAGAGATTAATCATTTCTTAGAATATAATGTTGAAGGTATTATTGTAACCGATGCCCTTCTCTCTTCTAAAGTGGTTGCAAAACTCCAAAACAACAATATTCCTGTCACATTATTTAACCGTGATGATAAAAATTTAATGTGTAATTCTGTCAGCTGTGACAATATGAATGCAGCTAGGGAGATTGCTAAATATATTTATGAAAAAGGGTATAAAGATATCGTTTATATTACTGGAAAAATCAATACTTCTACAAACCAGGACAGACAAAAAGGATTTACAGATTTTTTAACTAGCAAAGGCATCGAAGTAACGATCGTAGAAGGAGATTACACATACGAAAAATCCTTCCATCTTACAAAAAATCTAATTGAAACTGGACATAGACCTGAAGCTATTTTTGGAGCAAATGATATAACAGCATTGGGAGCGTTAGATGCACTAAAGGAAAAAAAGATTTGTGTCCCTGACGAAACGATCGTCATTGGATTTGATGATATAAAGATGTCTTCTTGGCCTAATTATGGATTATCTACATGGGTTCAGCCAATTGAACAGATGGTTGATGAAACAATTAAACTATTAGATTCTCCGAACGACAATCATCAAGTCATTCATTTAAAAGGTCAGTTTATCCACCGAAGGACGACAATATAG
- the hisD gene encoding histidinol dehydrogenase, with amino-acid sequence MAIYLKQGKVAEDIQKDDAKVAEIVSSTIKKIENQGDKAIRELSEKFDNWSPDSFRLTTEQIEEICSTIPEQTVEDIEFAQNNIRRFAEEQRKSMLDIEVETMPGVILGHKNIPVSSVGCYIPGGRYPMVASAHMSVLTAKVAGVKRVIACTPPINGEIPAATVYAMHKAGADEIYILGGIQAMAGMAVGTETIAPVDMIVGPGNAFVAEAKRQLYGRVGIDLFAGPTETLVVADETSDPDMIATDLLGQGEHGPTSPGALITTSREIAEETVKEIERQLEILPTADIARVSWEDYGQIILVDDEQEALIEADKLAFEHVEILTKNPDFFLENMTNYGCLFLGPETNVAYGDKVIGTNHTLPTKGAARYTGGLWVGKFLKTVTYQKVTSKEQSAYIGEYAARLCQLENFAGHAEQALLRVRKYGNKE; translated from the coding sequence ATGGCGATTTATTTAAAACAAGGTAAAGTTGCGGAAGACATTCAAAAAGATGATGCAAAGGTTGCGGAAATTGTTAGTTCCACAATCAAGAAAATTGAAAACCAAGGTGATAAAGCAATTAGAGAATTATCGGAGAAGTTTGATAATTGGAGTCCTGATAGCTTTCGCTTAACTACAGAACAAATTGAAGAAATTTGCTCTACTATTCCAGAACAAACGGTTGAAGATATTGAATTTGCCCAAAACAATATTAGAAGATTTGCAGAAGAACAAAGAAAGTCAATGTTAGATATTGAAGTAGAAACAATGCCCGGTGTTATACTTGGCCACAAAAATATCCCAGTAAGCAGTGTAGGCTGTTACATTCCTGGCGGTCGTTATCCAATGGTTGCTTCAGCACATATGAGTGTATTAACTGCAAAAGTTGCTGGCGTTAAAAGAGTTATTGCTTGTACACCTCCAATTAATGGAGAAATTCCAGCTGCAACCGTTTATGCCATGCACAAAGCTGGTGCAGACGAAATTTACATTTTAGGTGGAATTCAAGCAATGGCTGGGATGGCAGTTGGTACAGAAACCATTGCTCCTGTCGATATGATTGTTGGACCTGGTAATGCATTTGTTGCTGAAGCAAAACGCCAATTATACGGTCGCGTTGGTATTGACTTATTTGCAGGACCAACTGAAACATTAGTTGTTGCTGATGAAACAAGTGATCCTGATATGATCGCTACAGACCTACTCGGCCAAGGGGAGCATGGTCCAACTTCACCAGGTGCATTAATTACAACGTCTAGAGAAATTGCTGAGGAAACAGTTAAAGAGATTGAAAGACAACTAGAAATACTGCCTACAGCAGATATAGCAAGAGTTTCATGGGAAGATTATGGACAAATTATTTTAGTTGATGACGAACAAGAAGCTTTAATAGAAGCTGATAAATTAGCATTTGAGCATGTTGAAATCCTTACAAAAAACCCTGATTTCTTCTTAGAAAACATGACAAACTATGGATGTTTATTCTTAGGACCTGAAACAAATGTTGCTTATGGAGATAAAGTAATCGGGACAAATCATACTTTGCCTACAAAAGGTGCAGCAAGATATACTGGCGGTCTTTGGGTTGGTAAATTCCTAAAAACAGTTACTTATCAAAAAGTGACATCAAAAGAGCAAAGTGCTTATATCGGTGAATATGCTGCAAGACTTTGTCAGTTAGAAAACTTCGCTGGTCATGCTGAACAAGCATTACTACGTGTTCGCAAATACGGAAATAAAGAATAA
- a CDS encoding GntP family permease, with the protein MISMLGLIGGLILLTILVMRGMNLLIVAPLSALFVAVLNGVPIFPQFAAKGEVDFITGYMGGFSGFITSWYLMFLAGAIFGKVMEDSGAAESVSHWIVTKIGMKNAVLAIVLACAVLTYGGVSLFVVAFAVYPMAVSLFKEANLPRRFIPAALAFGSTTFTMTSAGSPEIQNWIPIPYLNTSPYAGWEVSLITSVFMLIFGYWWLMKIIRKAVKKGEQFVERETDNTEIRTNLPHPLLSVFPLLVVLIIAFIFHESLAQSALILALVGGIIATWLLNRKYFRNFWDAVGEGTIGALIAIGNTAAVVGFGGVAKITPAFETAVNFMTSIPGYPLIGGALAVMVIAGLTGSSSGGQSIALPILAPHYLDMGVNAEALHRTVSISSGTLDSLPHGGYAVTTIRSICGETHKDAYPAFGAMTVIVPIITVVLAVILFSLGVGI; encoded by the coding sequence ATGATAAGTATGTTAGGGTTAATTGGCGGCCTAATTTTGTTAACCATTCTCGTTATGAGAGGAATGAATCTACTAATTGTTGCTCCACTTTCAGCACTGTTTGTCGCAGTGCTGAATGGAGTACCTATTTTCCCGCAGTTCGCAGCTAAAGGAGAGGTAGACTTTATTACTGGTTATATGGGTGGCTTTTCAGGATTTATTACTTCTTGGTACCTCATGTTTTTAGCAGGTGCTATTTTCGGAAAAGTGATGGAAGATAGTGGTGCAGCAGAAAGTGTATCACACTGGATTGTTACGAAAATCGGAATGAAAAACGCTGTACTTGCCATCGTTCTCGCTTGTGCCGTGTTAACATATGGCGGTGTTAGTCTATTTGTCGTAGCGTTTGCCGTATATCCAATGGCAGTTAGTTTATTTAAAGAAGCAAATTTACCAAGACGATTTATTCCGGCTGCTTTAGCATTTGGTTCTACCACATTTACAATGACTTCTGCTGGTTCACCGGAAATTCAAAACTGGATTCCAATTCCTTATTTAAATACAAGCCCGTATGCAGGATGGGAAGTTAGTTTAATTACATCAGTCTTTATGCTTATATTCGGATATTGGTGGCTCATGAAAATAATCCGAAAAGCCGTAAAGAAAGGTGAACAGTTTGTTGAACGTGAAACCGATAATACGGAGATCCGAACAAATTTACCACATCCATTATTAAGTGTATTCCCTTTATTAGTTGTTCTAATTATTGCCTTCATTTTCCACGAATCATTAGCTCAATCAGCATTAATTCTTGCTCTTGTCGGTGGTATTATTGCTACATGGCTATTGAACAGAAAATATTTTAGAAACTTTTGGGATGCAGTTGGTGAGGGAACAATTGGGGCATTAATTGCAATTGGGAATACTGCTGCTGTAGTTGGTTTTGGAGGAGTTGCTAAAATAACACCTGCCTTTGAAACAGCCGTTAATTTTATGACCAGCATACCAGGATATCCTTTAATCGGCGGGGCTTTAGCCGTTATGGTTATTGCCGGATTAACAGGCTCTTCATCTGGCGGCCAATCAATTGCCCTACCTATTCTCGCACCACACTATTTAGATATGGGAGTAAATGCAGAAGCTCTTCATCGAACTGTATCAATTTCCTCCGGTACATTGGATTCATTACCACATGGAGGATATGCTGTCACAACAATCAGATCGATTTGTGGTGAAACACATAAAGATGCATACCCTGCATTTG